Proteins from a single region of Thermoanaerobaculia bacterium:
- a CDS encoding DUF4388 domain-containing protein — MSLSGTFESMSMVELMRWARAGRRDGVITVRHPREGIERRICLDAGRITACASNLPRDYYGSYLVRLGYCAEEDVNRSLQIQRETGIMMGQILVMVEKLTRDDAVTTLTEKTMDNVCEAFLWEDGTFEYDPKPLPPRKMVELSIDPVAVVIEGARRADAWNALRIRYSPESIFEGTGTTFSASGEYENPRVARVVLPLLDGERTIGRLCRELPFSQYSVIEAVADLVRTNLARASDVSAAIPRRQRLEARLAEATDAEKGGHWGAAVQILEGLEALHWEIPGLAEALPRARVRYKQSLAETAFRPEDVPVVALDPEALERLNLMPVDGFLVSRIDGSLSAAEVIRVSALAEMDALRALKRLLDAGVIAFLPQPPG, encoded by the coding sequence CGCCGGCCGCCGCGACGGCGTCATTACCGTCCGCCATCCCCGCGAGGGCATCGAGCGCCGGATCTGCCTCGACGCGGGAAGGATCACCGCGTGCGCCTCGAACCTCCCGCGCGACTACTACGGCAGCTATCTCGTGCGGCTCGGCTACTGCGCCGAGGAGGACGTCAACCGCTCGCTTCAGATCCAGCGCGAAACCGGGATCATGATGGGGCAGATCCTCGTGATGGTCGAGAAGCTCACCCGCGACGACGCCGTCACCACGCTGACCGAGAAGACGATGGACAACGTCTGCGAGGCCTTCCTGTGGGAGGACGGGACGTTCGAGTACGACCCGAAGCCTTTGCCTCCGAGGAAGATGGTCGAGCTGTCGATCGACCCCGTCGCCGTCGTCATCGAGGGCGCCCGGCGGGCGGATGCGTGGAACGCGCTCCGGATCCGCTATTCCCCCGAGTCGATCTTCGAAGGGACCGGCACGACGTTTTCGGCCTCGGGGGAGTACGAGAATCCGCGGGTCGCGCGGGTCGTGCTGCCGCTCCTCGACGGGGAGCGCACGATCGGCCGTCTCTGCCGCGAGCTCCCGTTCTCCCAGTACTCGGTGATCGAGGCGGTCGCCGATCTCGTCCGGACCAACCTCGCGCGGGCGAGCGACGTGAGCGCGGCCATCCCGCGACGGCAGCGCCTCGAGGCTCGGCTCGCGGAGGCGACCGACGCCGAGAAGGGCGGCCACTGGGGCGCGGCGGTGCAGATCCTCGAGGGGCTCGAAGCGCTGCACTGGGAGATCCCCGGTCTGGCGGAGGCCCTGCCGCGCGCCCGCGTTCGCTACAAGCAGAGCCTCGCCGAGACGGCGTTCCGCCCGGAAGACGTGCCGGTGGTGGCCCTCGATCCCGAAGCGCTCGAACGGCTGAATCTCATGCCCGTCGACGGGTTCCTCGTCTCCCGGATCGACGGGAGCCTCTCGGCGGCCGAGGTGATCCGCGTCTCGGCGCTCGCCGAGATGGACGCGCTGCGGGCGCTCAAGCGCCTGCTCGACGCCGGAGTGATCGCCTTCCTGCCGCAGCCGCCCGGTTAG
- a CDS encoding YIP1 family protein — protein sequence MSSLPPDPAAAAGILPWERRRDLDPFHAFVETIKLFVTRPDEAWRITPERGGFESPLLFGLIVSFLGAAVSFVYRWVFVSPWIRMFPPAAFRRWGGVPWWAMGRRPSGCAIVAWPFAAAFAILCGLFIGAAILHLFVLIVGAARSSASGFEGTFRVVAYSSVSSLAQVIPIFGGLVAFVWWIVLAVKGITRLHRATPGRALAAVLVPIVLVFGVVVLCAVVVFGLLMATHRGSSYSL from the coding sequence ATGTCCTCTCTTCCGCCCGACCCCGCGGCTGCGGCCGGCATCCTGCCCTGGGAGCGGCGCCGCGACCTGGACCCCTTTCACGCCTTCGTCGAGACGATCAAGCTCTTCGTCACGCGGCCGGACGAGGCCTGGCGGATCACCCCGGAGCGCGGCGGATTCGAGTCGCCGCTCCTCTTCGGCCTGATCGTCTCCTTCCTGGGCGCGGCGGTCTCGTTCGTCTATCGCTGGGTCTTCGTCTCTCCCTGGATCCGGATGTTCCCGCCGGCCGCGTTCCGGCGATGGGGAGGCGTTCCCTGGTGGGCGATGGGACGCCGGCCGTCCGGCTGCGCGATCGTCGCCTGGCCCTTCGCGGCCGCCTTCGCGATCCTCTGCGGGCTCTTCATCGGCGCGGCGATTTTGCATCTCTTCGTGCTGATCGTCGGGGCGGCGAGGTCCTCGGCCTCGGGATTCGAGGGGACTTTCCGAGTCGTCGCTTATTCCTCCGTGTCGAGTCTCGCGCAGGTGATTCCGATCTTCGGCGGCCTCGTGGCGTTCGTCTGGTGGATCGTGCTCGCGGTGAAGGGAATCACGAGGCTCCACCGGGCCACACCCGGCCGCGCGCTCGCCGCGGTGCTCGTTCCGATCGTGCTGGTCTTCGGAGTGGTCGTGCTGTGCGCGGTGGTGGTGTTCGGGCTGCTGATGGCGACCCACCGCGGCTCCTCCTACTCT